The sequence GCGGTCAATCGACGGATGACGAGGTCTTCGCCCTCGACCAATATCTGCCGGGTGACGACCTTGATAAAGCGCGTTCGGGTTTGCGGAAAAGACAGCTCGAAGCGATTTTCCGGCAGGTTGGTTCGACGCTGGGTCAGAGGAAGCTCCCGCCAGAGATCGGTGTCGTTGTCGCGGACCAGAACCCGCCAGGGGAATTCACCGATGTCGTGACCGTTGAGATCGTCAAATTCCACCAGCAGCGTATCGACGGTGGTCGGCAGATCGAAGTCCAGACCGAAGCTGAACGTCCGCGCAATCGCCGTGAGATCGAGCAAAAGGTCAACCCCGCCCAAGTTGAAACCGGCATCGGGATCACTGGTTTCCGGGCTGTCGTCCGGCAAGGTTCCGAACGGGGTTCCCGGCGAGGCCGCATCGATCAGACGCACGCCGGTGCCCGAGAAATTCACCTGCTGCCGCCGGCCACGGAGACCGCTGTTGAGGGAAACCCGCCCCTGGGCATATTGACGACTGAAACGCACCGACGCGTTATCCGAGTTGGTCAGGGTGTTGAAATCCGTCGTCAGATTGTCCATGTCACTGGTGGTGTGATCGTAGTTGAACTGGTAATCCCGATAGCGATAGCGGCTCCGGAACTGCCAGGTATCGGTCTGGACCTCGCTGGTCAAAGGTTCGTCGTAAAGAGAATTCCGGGTGAAGTCGAAATCCACCTCGGGAAGGTCGACCGGTTCCCAGTTCAAGCGCGCGGAATATTCTTCGGTGAAGAACTGTTCCGTGATCATTCCGGTGCGGGATTGTTTCACCTCGCTCTTTCGATAGCCCGTGGTGAGGCGCAGCAGCGGAGTACGAAAGGCCAACTCCAGATAGGGACGGATGGCGGTCTCTTTGCTGCGGCTGTCAACGGTGACGTCCGAATCGGTTTCCGTCCAGAGGCGTTCCTGGTCGAAAAGCCCGCCGGCGCTCAGCGACAAGGTCGGCAGAATTTCCTTGAGAATCTCCAGATTGTAGATCTGGGAGAACTCCCGCCGCTCCACATCCTCTTTAAGCTTCGTCGCCTTGTCGGTTGTACGGGTCTCGCCGAGGTCATACTGCAGGTCGGTCATCAGCCGCAAACTGTCGGCCTGCCCTTCTCGGGGCGCCCAGCTGACGCCGGCAAAAAGAGCCAGGACAAAGGCGATATGGAGAAACGGCCGCCGCATGCGCTATCGTTCACCCATAACGGCCAGGTCACGGCTGCCCGAGCCCACATCCAACTGGGAGAGCACCCGCTTGCTGACCAGATTGATTTTGGCCAAGGATCCGTTCTGCGGCATCAGGGCAAAGAGCGCATTCTCTTCACGGTCGATACTCAGCCGCCGCACCGGCCCGGGGAGAGTGAAGAAATCGATGGCCGTCAGGGAGCGCGGGTCGACCACGGCGATCTCGCCGTCCTCCTTGGCAATGTAGAGCAGTCCGCTGGTCTCGTCGAGGAGAAGGTCGCGGGCGCCATGGCCAACATGAATCTTCCGCTCGGTCCCCAGGGAAGAGGCGTTGACGACAAGCAAATCGGGGGAATAGTCGCTGAGCAGATAAATCCGCTGCCCATCAGGACTGACCGCCCCCCGACCCGGAACCTGGTCGAGAACCCGGGAGCTGAGTACCCGCCCGCCCCCGCTCAGATCGAGAAGGGAGAGGACGCTGGAATCACTCTGACTGACGTAGGCGCGGCTTTCGTCCCGGCCGACGAAGAGTTCGGCAGGTGTGGACGTCAGGCGGATGCGTCCCCGCTCAAAGAGGGCAGCGGTATCGATGAGACTGACCGAATCGTTGCCGCTGTTGAGGGCCAGCAGGGTGTCACCGCTGGCGGTCAGGGCCAGTTCCGTCGGTTCGTCGCCGAAACGCAGCCGGACCCGGCCGAGAATCTCGCCGCTGTTGATTTCCAACACCACGACGGCGTCTTCCTTGGCCAGCGCCACATAGAGCCAGCCCCGCCGCTGGTCAAGGACCAGATCCTGGGGGGACTTGCCGATATGCACCGAATCGGTCACCAGCGCCGTGCGCTTGTTGAAAATCGTCAGACTTCCCGCCTCGCTGTCGCTGACAAACCCTTTGAAAGTCGTCAACATCCGCTCCGCCTGCCAGAGGGAAAAGCGCGGGGTGAAGAGGACTCCATCGGTAATCAGTCGTTCCCCCGAGAGGCTCAGCAGCAAGGTATCCGCCTGGTTCTCGGCGACAACGAAGGGGTGTTCGATCCGCAGGGGCTCCGTTGGCGGCAGCAGATCGGTCGTCCCTTCTTCCCCTTGCAGGCTGGCCCGGGTGATGCGCAGGGCGATTCCCAGGTAGCGGCCAGGCGGCAGGGATACCTGCGCCAGGCGCTGCTGCC comes from Desulfuromonas acetexigens and encodes:
- a CDS encoding YncE family protein is translated as MKRRNLAECCGRLWTALLLLLLTAGCSAELSRPLRPTLPAGAISLYLQPLPQEAHRLTFSIDELVAVTLDGREIPLLLATDSLSGDDRIGRQQRLAQVSLPPGRYLGIALRITRASLQGEEGTTDLLPPTEPLRIEHPFVVAENQADTLLLSLSGERLITDGVLFTPRFSLWQAERMLTTFKGFVSDSEAGSLTIFNKRTALVTDSVHIGKSPQDLVLDQRRGWLYVALAKEDAVVVLEINSGEILGRVRLRFGDEPTELALTASGDTLLALNSGNDSVSLIDTAALFERGRIRLTSTPAELFVGRDESRAYVSQSDSSVLSLLDLSGGGRVLSSRVLDQVPGRGAVSPDGQRIYLLSDYSPDLLVVNASSLGTERKIHVGHGARDLLLDETSGLLYIAKEDGEIAVVDPRSLTAIDFFTLPGPVRRLSIDREENALFALMPQNGSLAKINLVSKRVLSQLDVGSGSRDLAVMGER